The region GCTCGCGTACGCCTCCACGCGCGCGCTCACGCGATGGGGACCCGAGCGCGTCGTTCCCGCCGCGTTCGCGGCGAGCGGCCTCCTGCTCCTCGCGGAGTGGCTGATCTCGTTCGTGTCGGCGCCGGTGGCCGCGGTCCTCCTCTATCTCCACTACGGGTGTCTCGGCGCGCTCCTCGTCTCGGGGTTCTGGTCCTTCGTGAACGAGCGGTTCGATCCGCGCACGGCGAAGCGCCAGCTCGGGAGGATCACCGCGGCCGGAACCGTGGGCGGGCTCGTGGGAGGCGTGACGGCCACGCAGGTGGCGCAGTGGCTGCCCATCACGGCCATGATGCCGATCCTGGCGGCCTTCCATCTCCTCAGCTCCGCGGCGGTGTCCAGGCTCCGCCTGGGAGCCTCTTCGATCCCCCCGCCCGCCTCCTCCGACGGGCCCTCGGGCGTGCGTGCCACGGCGCGATCGCCGTACATCCGCGGACTCATCACGCTCGTGCTCCTCGTCACGATCGTGGAAGGGCTGATCGATCTCACGCTGAAGAGCCGCGCGGCGGTCGACATGGGGGGAGGCGGAGGCCTGCTCCGGTTCTTCGCGCTCTACTACACGGGCCTCTCGCTCCTGACCGTCGTCGTCCAGGCGACGCTGAGCCGCTTCACGCTCGAGAAGCTCGGACCCGCGCGGGCCGCCGCGATCCTCCCCGCGGGGACCGCGGTGGCCGCGGCCGGGGCGGCGTTCTCCCCGAGTCTCATCACGGCCGCGATCGCGCGCGGCGTCGAGTACGTGATGTCGAACTCCGTCTACCGCGGCGGCTACGAGGTCCTCTTCACGCCCGTCCCCGCTCGGGAGAAGCGCTCGATCAAGGCGCTCGCGGACGTGGGCGCGTCCCGCGCCGGCGACATCGTGGCCGCCGGGGTCGCGCAGGCCGTGCTCCTCCTGCCCCTCGCGAGGCCGGGCGTCGCGATCATGGCTCTCTCCTCCGCGATCTCGGTCTACGCGATCGTCCTCGCCTGCCGGCTCCACGCGGGCTACGTGCAGACGCTCGCGCGCGGCCTCGTGTCCCGCGCGGTGCAGCTCGACATCCGCGACGTCGAGGATCCCACGACCCGCTCGACCGTCCTCCAGACGCTCGGACCCCTGGCCCTGAGCCAGATCTTCCGGATCCCCAGGGACGGCGTGGCGGCGACGCCCAGGCCGACGAGGCCTGGGGACCCTGTCTCCGACGACCTCTCGAGCATCGTGGGGGCGCCGGAGAGCGAGGAGGCCGAGGAGCTGCGCCGCATCCGCGACCTCCACTCGCGCGACCCCGATCGCGTCCGGCGGCGCCTGAAGATGGACACGCTGTCGGCCGCGCACGCGCTCCACCTGATCCCGCTCCTCGGGTGGGACGACGTCGCGCGCGACGCGATCGAGGCGCTCCGGCGGATCGGCCCCGAGGCGACGGCGCCCCTCGTCGTGGCCCTGCTGGATCCGAACACGGACTTCGCCATCCGCCGGCGCATCCCGCTCGTGCTCGCGACGTACCGGGATCCCGCGTCCGTTCGGGGGCTCTACCAGGGCCTCGCCGACCGCCGCTTCGAGGTGCGATACCGCTGCGGCCGCGCCCTCGCGCACCTCGCCGACCTCGATCCCTCGCGTACCGTGTCGCGCGAGGAGGCGTTCCAGGCGGTCCTGCGCGAGATCGAATCCGGAGCCGGCGTGTGGGAGAGCCGGAAGATCCTGGACCGCATGGACGACGAGGGATGGTCGCCCGTCATGGACGAGATGCTGCGCGACCGCGCGAACCGGAGCCTGGAGCACGTCTTCACGCTCCTCTCGCTCGCGCTTCCGAGACAGCCGCTCCGGATCGCGTTCCGGGGACTCCACACCGACGACCCGCTCCTGCGCGGAACGGCGCTCGAGTACCTGGAGAGCTCCCTCCCGCCCGAGATCCGGAGGCCGCTCTGGCCCTTCCTCGAGGACAACCGTCCCAAGCGCCCGCCGGAGGCGCGGCCGAGGGAGCAGGTGCTCCAGGATCTCCTCGAGTCGAACCACTCGATCGTGATCCGGCTGGAGGAGCTGAGGCGGAAGGACGAGCCGGAGGAACCCGACTCGCGCTGAGAACGAGGGGCGCTACTCGGCCTCGAAGGCGAGATAGAGGCGCCGCCCCATGCGATCCACGTCGAGCACGACGGGGTCGCCTCGCCGGAGCGGCTTCAGGGCCGCGTTGAGCGCGTCGAGATCGGTGACCGGGCGATCATTCATCGCGTGGATCACGTCCCCGCTCTGGAGTCCCGTGTCCACCTGAGGGGCGTCCGCCGCGCGGGCCACCACGAGCACGCCGTGGCGCTGGCGAAGATAGGGGAGGAGCGGAAGGATCTTCTCCTCGACGTCCACCGCGAGCACCGAGAGCCGCGGGACGAGGCTGCGCTCCGACTTCACGAGCTCCGCGATCCGCGCGGGATCGTCCTCGCGCGCGATCACGGGCACGCGCCGGGTGAACCGCTGCGCTCCGCGGAGCACGGTGATCGTCGCGGAGTCGCCGGCGGCCCTCCGGTAGAGATTCACGTCGAACTGACGGCTGTTCTCCATCGTCTTTCCGTCCAGCGTGAGCACGATGTCGCCGGCGAGCAGGCCCGCCGCGGCGGCCGGAGAGCGCGGGTGGACGTCGGAGAGGATCACGCCCCAGGCCTGCGGCAGCTGGAGGCCCGCGGCCAGCGTCGGCGTGATCGTCTGCGCGACGACGCCGATCGCCCCACGGTTCACACGGCCGTGCGATCGGATCTGCGTGTACACGGCCCGCACGATGTTGCTCGGGGCGGCGAAGCCGATCCCCTCGCTTCCGCCGGAGCGG is a window of Candidatus Eisenbacteria bacterium DNA encoding:
- a CDS encoding HEAT repeat domain-containing protein, which produces MRAALLAALVTAAAMIAYQVGARATRDALFLTHFPFRYLPAMMAGSSVLAIALAYASTRALTRWGPERVVPAAFAASGLLLLAEWLISFVSAPVAAVLLYLHYGCLGALLVSGFWSFVNERFDPRTAKRQLGRITAAGTVGGLVGGVTATQVAQWLPITAMMPILAAFHLLSSAAVSRLRLGASSIPPPASSDGPSGVRATARSPYIRGLITLVLLVTIVEGLIDLTLKSRAAVDMGGGGGLLRFFALYYTGLSLLTVVVQATLSRFTLEKLGPARAAAILPAGTAVAAAGAAFSPSLITAAIARGVEYVMSNSVYRGGYEVLFTPVPAREKRSIKALADVGASRAGDIVAAGVAQAVLLLPLARPGVAIMALSSAISVYAIVLACRLHAGYVQTLARGLVSRAVQLDIRDVEDPTTRSTVLQTLGPLALSQIFRIPRDGVAATPRPTRPGDPVSDDLSSIVGAPESEEAEELRRIRDLHSRDPDRVRRRLKMDTLSAAHALHLIPLLGWDDVARDAIEALRRIGPEATAPLVVALLDPNTDFAIRRRIPLVLATYRDPASVRGLYQGLADRRFEVRYRCGRALAHLADLDPSRTVSREEAFQAVLREIESGAGVWESRKILDRMDDEGWSPVMDEMLRDRANRSLEHVFTLLSLALPRQPLRIAFRGLHTDDPLLRGTALEYLESSLPPEIRRPLWPFLEDNRPKRPPEARPREQVLQDLLESNHSIVIRLEELRRKDEPEEPDSR